In a genomic window of Cryptococcus depauperatus CBS 7841 chromosome 8, complete sequence:
- a CDS encoding ATP-dependent RNA helicase VAD1, with protein MASSSASEDWKKGLIAPPKDLRPQTEDVTATQGSKFEDFGLRRELLMGIYTSGFEKPSPIQEQAIPVALTGRDILARAKNGTGKTASFIIPTLNRINTSLSHIQALILVPTRELALQTSQVCKTFGAHIPNLQVMITTGGTTLRDDILRLQQPVHILVGTPGRILDLGGKGIAGLNKCGVFVMDEADKLLSEDFMPVIEQTLALCPQERQVMLFSATFPWTVKEFSDKHMVQPYEINLMDELTLKGVTQYYAYVEESQKVHCLNTLFSKLQINQSIIFCNSTNRVELLAKKVTELGYSCFYSHAKMQQAHRNRVFHDFRNGMTRNLVCSDLLTRGIDIQAVNVVINFDFPRTAESYLHRIGRSGRFGHLGLAISLLTLEDRHNLYRIESELGTEIAPIPAAIDPVLYVAPTVAEDEERTSPASGTR; from the exons ATGGCTTCATCGTCGGC CTCTGAAGACTGGAAGAAAGGCCTCATCGCGCCACCAAAAGATTTGCGGCCTCAAACAGAG GATGTTACCGCGACACAGGGATCAAAGTTTGAAGACTTTGGTCTTCGCCGCGAGCTTCTGATGGGCATATACACTTCAGGATTTGAGAAACCAAGCCCAATTCAGGAGCAGGCTATTCCTGTGGCTTTGACTGGAAGAGATATCCTTG CACGAGCCAAGAATGGTACTGGGAAG ACAGCCTCGTTCATCATCCCCACTCTCAACAGAATCAACACATCCCTATCTCATATTCAAGCTCTTATTCTTGTACCGACACGTGAACTTGCTCTCCAAACATCTCAAGTATGCAAAACCTTTGGTGCTCATATTCCCAACCTCCAGGTCATGATTACTACTGGCGGAACTACATTACGCGATGACATCTTGCGTCTACAACAACCTGTGCATATTCTTGTTGGAACCCCAGGAAGGATATTGGATTTAGGGGGCAAAGGGATTGCTGGATTAAATAAATGTGGAGTCTTTGTCATGGATGAAGCAGACAAACTGTTGAGCGAAGACTTTATGCCCGTCATTGAACAGACTTTGGCACTATGCCCTCAAGAAAGGCAGGTGATGCTCTTTTCGGCCACTTTTCCATGGACTGTCAAAGAATTTTCT GATAAACACATGGTGCAACCATATGAAATCAACCTTATGGACGAACTTACACTTAAGGGTGTCACACAATATTATGCTTATGTTGAAGAATCTCAAAAGGTTCATTGTCTTAATACTCTATTTTCAAAA CTTCAAATCAACCAATCAATTATCTTTTGTAATTCTACCAATCGGGTTGAGTTACTTGCTAAAAAAGTCACTGAGCTCGGTTACTCTTGTTTCTACTCTCACGCTAAGATGCAACAAGCCCATCGCAATCGAGTCTTCCACGATTTTCGAAACGGGATGACCAGAAATCTCGTTTGCTCTGATCTATTAACTAGAGGAATTGATATCCAAGCAGTTAATGTTGTTATAAACTTTGATTTCCCTAGGACAGCAGAAAGTTATCTCCATAGAATTGGTCGATCTGGACGATTCGGGCACTTGGGCTTGGCTATTTCCCTCTTGACT CTTGAAGACAGACATAACCTCTACCGCATTGAATCTGAACTGGGCACAGAAATCGCACCTATCCCTGCTGCAATTGATCCTGTCTTGTATGTTGCTCCGACCGtagcagaagatgaggaacGGACATCACCCGCATCCGGAACGAGGTGA